The following coding sequences are from one Cryptococcus deuterogattii R265 chromosome 1, complete sequence window:
- a CDS encoding 3-hydroxyisobutyrate dehydrogenase — protein sequence MGHPMALNLFLKTNQFYQKVSPSVTPSFLFCEHEDSRAESFLRELRNRGGQDLASRAERVGNGKEMVMGASKVFTMLPSTPQVQAVYLDQNNGILAGLSKLPRDTPCLPETLLLSDSSLLSNTVTQEDGVKKELSSTTDLSSPATNPNHAHTMLIDQTTLDPTVSLSISSLIHDSTSNAALMIDAPVSGGTVAAEKGELTIMFGSPSPMATRLAMPLLQMMAREGGVIECGGSGTGVGVKVCNNLVLASNQIALSEGLALGRSLNIDVALLQSVINTSSGSSWSSRVNPPISSIPGTPASRGYSGGFQTRLMLKDVNLALQAAHKHNLATPLTSASKSIYEAICSDGDGQWAGKDFSVSYEWVKKKQQAAMDMASKEGLP from the exons ATGG GTCATCCCATGGCTTTGAATCTGTTTCTGAAAACAAATCAATTCTATCAGAAAGTTAGCCCTTCCGTAACGccatctttcctcttttgtGAGCATGAGGACTCCAGAGCGGAATCTTTTCTACGTGAATTAAGGAATCGCGGTGGTCAAGATTTAGCGAGCCGGGCTGAGCGCGTGGGGAATGGAAAAGA AATGGTTATGGGTGCATCGAAGGTATTTACGATGCTACCTTCAACTCCTCAGGTTCAAGCGGTTTATCTCGACCAGAACAACGGAATACTGGCCGGCCTGTCAAAGCTACCAAGGGACACTCCTTGTTTGCCCGAAACCCTTTTGTTATCAGACTCTTCGCTACTATCAAACACGGTCACTCAAGAGGACGGGGTTAAAAAAGAACTGTCATCAACGACCGATTTATCCTCTCCTGCTACTAATCCAAACCATGCCCACACAATGCTTATTGACCAAACAACCCTCGATCCCACAGTCTCACTTtctatttcttctctcattcATGATTCAACCTCTAACGCAGCCTTGATGATTGACGCACCTGTATCTGGCGGCACAGTGGCTGCTGAAAAGGGTGAATTAACAATCATGTTCGGATCACCATCTCCTATGGCCACCCGCTTGGCAATGCCACTTCTTCAAATGATGGCAAGAGAAGGGGGTGTAATTGAGTGTGGAGGAAGCGGTACTGGTGTCGGTGTCAAGGTTTGCAACAA CCTTGTATTGGCCTCGAATCAAATAGCTCTATCGGAGGGCCTTGCCTTGGGACGTTCGCTCAACATTGATGtcgctctccttcaaagcGTGATCAACACGTCGTCGGGTTCCTCTTGGTCATCCCGTGTTAATCCCCCTATTTCTTCAATTCCCGGGACTCCAGCTTCTCGCGGATATTCTGGCGGTTTCCAAACTCGTTTGATGCTCAAAGATGTGAATCTTGCCCTACAAGCGGCCCATAAACATAACCTTGCCACACCATTGACTTCAGCCTCAAAAAGCATCTACGAGGCCATTTGTtcagatggagatggacaGTGGGCCGGCAAAGATTTCTC TGTTTCATATGAGTgggtgaaaaagaagcaacaAGCAGCTATGGATATGGCCTCGAAAGAAGGGTTACCTTGA
- a CDS encoding transcription initiation factor TFIIE subunit alpha — translation MSEPQLSSDEIQKLCSDLVYQVAYSFYDVPYIIILKMLVQYNVMTEVDLGQRVGLSPNEVRKYMGTLHLHRLVKRHVNREKQVLPEWKKSQLSAQAMRQNNSSNKPQIGDTRTRDVHYWYLDYREFADVTKYRLAMMRKGIDERIKSEVGQRGYQCPQDGRVYDTLDVGHLFDPATSTFRCEDCQAELIEHDPTIDQENNSSLQDMMQRFNLATAPIRDALKAVEVVTLPSTNVIAWIAQNVKTGVVSVDGQEGAEDRKKFEVVIGGEDEEDKEKLAQAQREQNALPEWYTHSTVTGDATTLGINDINQRAKVAERAKHVGDHETEVEDQALAAHYELLDEEDDVEEVGVDMDEGIQADTFEEGDEAEVEGGPVGESLGKMVFVNGQMKKVEDVTEDDQELMTTEEYEAYAQAMYG, via the exons ATGTCAGAACCTCAACTCTCCTCAGATGAAATACAAAAACTTTGCTCTGACCTCGTATACCAAGTCGCATACTCCTTCTACGATGTCCCCtatatcatcatcctcaaaatGCTCGTTCAGTATAACGT GATGACAGAAGTCGACTTGGGTCAAAGGGTAGGGCTTTCCCCAAATGAGGTTAGGAAATACATGGGCACTCTGCACCTTCATCGGCTCGTAAAGCGGCATGTCAACCGCGAAAAGCAAGTCCTTCCCGAGTGGAAAAAGTCTCAGCTTTCAGCCCAAGCTATGCGCCAAAACAACTCTTCTAACAAACCGCAAATCGGTGATACCCGTACCCGCGATGTCCACTACTGGTATCTTGACTACCGTGAATTCGCCGATGTCACAAAATATCGACTTGCAATGATGCGTAAAGGGATTGACGAGCGAATAAAGAGCGAAGTCGGGCAGAGGGGATACCAGTGCCCTCAGGATGGGAGGGTGTATGACACTCTCGATGTGGGACATCTATTTGACCCAGCAACAAGTACATTCAGGTGTGAAGACTGCCAAGCGGAATTGATTGAACACGACCCCACAATAGACCAGGAGAACAATTCGTCACTCCAAGATATGATGCAACGATTCAATCTTGCCACTGCACCCATAAGGGATGCGCTCAAGGCTGTCGAAGTGGTCACTCTTCCCAGCACCAACGTCATTGCATGGATCGCGCAGAATGTCAAGACGGGCGTGGTCAGCGTCGATGGACAAGAGGGCGCAGAGGATCGCAAAAAGTTCGAAGTTGTCATTGGGggggaagacgaggaggacAAAGAGAAACTTGCACAAGCGCAAAGAGAACAGAATGCTCTGCCAGAATGGTATACTCATTCTACTGTCACGGGCGATGCCACTACTCTTGGAATCAACGATATAAACCAAAGAGCGAAAGTCGCCGAGAGAGCCAAACATGTCGGCGACCACGAGACGGAGGTCGAAGATCAGGCCCTCGCTGCTCACTATGAGcttttggatgaagaggatgatgttgaggaAGTCGGGGTTgatatggatgaagggatTCAGGCGGATACTtttgaggagggagatgaagcggaagtggaaggagggcCAGTGGGAGAAAGTCTAGGAAAGATGGTCTTTG TCAATGGTCAAATGAAGAAAGTAGAGGACGTCACGGAAGACGATCAGGAGCTGATGACTACTGAAGAATACGAG GCATACGCGCAAGCCATGTATGGCtaa
- a CDS encoding transcription initiation factor TFIID subunit 11, whose amino-acid sequence MSLALPSRPSFAPKASQALEREALDEADDVDDSDLLDIPHPRKRLVDVDVDPDLEGEKDDDEDEGNDVGVNIGMGTLGVGLAGAVEKEKGKRRDADDEIEKRGKKRRAETFLLRGQMDEEQARRFDTFSTVAINKNVIKRLNRDLFDQHCPPQLSQVVAGMAKVFVADVIEMAKDLQPHSAHPTGPLQPYHLKLARMCLEEQGMVCSLTQGPVSGLRKGKALFRRR is encoded by the exons ATGTCTCTTGCGCTTCCTAGCCGTCCCTCCTTCGCGCCTAAAGCGAGTCAGGCTCTTGAACGAGAAGCTCTCGACGAAGCAGATGATGTCGATGACTCTGATCTCCTTGACATCCCCCATCCGAGGAAAAGATTagtggatgtggatgttgatCCGGATCTCgagggggaaaaggatgatgacgaagacgaaggaaATGATGTCGGTGTTAATATCGGAATGGGGACACTAGGGGTGGGTTTAGCCGGTGCcgtggaaaaagaaaagggaaaaaggagggaTGCAGATGACGAAATTGAAAAaagaggcaagaagagaagagccGAGACGTT CCTATTGAGGGGTCAAATGGATGAGGAGCAGGCCAGAAGGTTTGATACTTTTAGCACGGTAGCCATCAACAAGAATGTCATTAAAAGG TTAAATCGCGACCTGTTTGACCAACATTGTCCTCCCCAGTTATCTCAGGTCGTGGCCGGTATGGCCAAGGTATTCGTCGCAGATGTTATAGAAATGG CCAAGGATCTCCAACCCCATTCTGCCCATCCCACGGggcctcttcaaccttATCACCTCAAACTGGCGCGGATGTGTCTAGAAGAGCAGGGCATGGTATGTAGCCTTACTCAAGGGCCTGTGAGTGGCTtaagaaagggaaaggcgCTAttcaggagaagatga
- a CDS encoding exosome complex exonuclease RRP6, translated as MSQPASGDASIPSPTQSFSEYLPFLTAALDRLTTNAASLPNKTDLDFHRSLDRRLSKDLEKTSERLLGMTERILDLVERSQKEARQGRDKGKTAKVEIRRRKLEDQDDIIDGYRSAVQGIVDGLLEDADINLDELRGGKGKTAITVKPALAAQAGKKIPGPFVERLPANIIHASDLTKPQLLFHDAPDNARTSESWKPSLTTKPHAMVPLGFKAPLDYELTSEEEMDPSKAALRREKEIRARTHPYYYETKHLPYPTSLFIDSKPVPPQSFDETPFEFVDTPEKFHRMVRKLKQAKEIAVDLEHHDMRSYAGFTCLIQISTRENDWVVDTLALRKEIQQDKFGDVFTDPTIVKVFHGADSDIIWLQRDFEIFVVNLFDTYNACVVLGVPQRSLSALLQHYCNFEADKRYQRADWRIRPLPDGMLNYARSDTHFLLFIYDNLRNALLQKSSRPSSPAASGTIVLDSAKPNPQEAMREVLDKSAETALKMYERDSYDIETGRGSGGWLAAGKKWLPKGEIEQESGWVWRHLHDWRDRVAREMDESPFYVMPNNMLRDVSTADNTANLSRIIRRDRAPIAAQYIPEITSIIVAAKKKFREITTKRAANPQIQEMEKIEAKEVGANDVEKVAVVVPAVPSVPLASTTSNIWNAAVKPTSTRANAKSGLFGSTIKSSQLKHASGYATTPKSGQSALFGVTLNQTNNQKSASAALTLRERELSPGFVKVMESMRMDLYPRGITSGISEGTVEKGLNPETVPFIPSNQRKTTATPSLEARGKKSFGLTTESSHLLPSDQKASSPAAFASDMSSQKSSKSGTIDEGVVQVKKSKKQKKRERASTADGAGDDSDSKKAKLNADGDEGFGAATPPDQAVVTTAVEPSNTVNVGEKGDVKRSTTFKKKTKVKPEDIPAFDYASQPNLLDQPQSSSMAQIDTKKKKKKVKEARPSGAGIVEVPTFGARPARDLSQPKQGNKSGTFGK; from the exons ATGTCTCAGCCTGCCTCTGGTGACGCATCGATACCTTCACCCACCCAATCTTTCTCAGAATATCTACCTTTTTTGACTGCCGCTCTCGACCGTCTCACCACCAATGCCGCCTCTCTGCCCAACAAGACGGATCTAGATTTCCACCGAAGTCTCGATAGGAGGCTCAGCAAGGATCTAGAGAAGACCAGCGAGAGGCTACTGGGTATGACTGAGAGGATACTGGATCTTGTCGAGAGAAGTCAAAAAGAAGCCAGGCAGGGTAGGGATAAAGGGAAAACAGCTAAAGTAGAGATAAGACGGAGGAAGTTGGAAGACCAAGATGACATAATAGATGGGTACAGAAGTGCAGTACAGGGCATAGTAGACGGCTTGCTTGAAGACGCG GATATCAACCTTGATGAATTGAGAGGTGGCAAGGGAAAAACGGCTATTACAGTCAAGCCAGCCCTGGCTGCCCAAGCTGGTAAAAAA ATTCCCGGCCCGTTCGTTGAACGTCTGCCAGCAAACATCATTCATGCGTCCGATCTTACCAAACCTCAGCTTCTATTCCATGACGCCCCTGACAATGCTCGGACATCTGAATCCTGGAAGCCGTCTTTAACAACCAAGCCACATGCTATGGTCCCTTTGGGATTCAAGGCACCTCTCGATTATGAGCTGAcctcggaagaagagatggaccCATCAAAGGCAGCTCTAAGGCGCGAGAAAGAGATTCGCGCCCGAACACATCCATATTATTACGAAACTAAACATTTACCATATCCCACCTCATTGTTTATTGATTCAAAACCTGTACCCCCTCAGAGCTTCGATGAGACGCCTTTCGAGTTTGTCGATACGCCGGAGAAATTTCACCGAATGGTCAGAAAACTCAAGCAGGCAAAAGAAATCGCCGTTGATCTGGAGCATCACGACATGCGAAGCTATGCAGGTTTCACTTGCTTGATCCAAATTTCGACTAGAGAAAACGATTGGGTCGTAGATACACTGGCGCTTAGGAAGGAAATCCAGCAAGATAAGTTTGGAGACGTTTTCACCGACCCCACTATTGTCAAG GTCTTTCACGGTGCCGATAGTGACATTATCTGGCTCCAACGGGATTTCGAAATCTTTGTCGTCAATTTGTTTGATACATATAATGCCTGTGTCGTCCTCG GAGTGCCACAGCGATCTCTCTCagcccttcttcagcaCTATTGTAACTTTGAGGCCGACAAAAGATACCAGCGGGCCGATTGGCGAATTCGTCCCTTACCAGATGGCATGTTGAATTATGCTCGATCTGACActcatttcctccttttcatctACGATAATCTTCGCAACGCCCTTCTTCAGAAgtcttctcgtccttcttcgccagcTGCCAGTGGTACTATCGTCCTGGATAGTGCCAAGCCTAATCCTCAAGAAGCTATGCGTGAAGTCCTTGACAAGTCTGCTGAGACGGCCTTGAAAATGTATGAGAGAGATTCGTATGATATAGAGACGGGACGAGGTTCCGGAGGTTGGCTGGCTGCAGGAAAAAAGTGGCTACCCAAAGGAGAGATCGAGCAAGAGTCCGGCTGGGTTTGGAGGCATTTGCATGATTGGCGAGATCGGGTGGCaagagagatggacgaAAGCCCTTT CTATGTTATGCCCAACAATATGTTACGAGATGTCAGTACGGCTGATAATACTGCCAATCTTAGTCGTATAATCAGACGAGATCGAGCTCCTATTGCGGCTCAATACATTCCTGAAATCACATCTATCATTGTTGCCGCGAAGAAAAAATTCAGGGAAATCACGACTAAGCGAGCCGCTAATCCTCAAATtcaggagatggagaagatagaaGCGAAGGAAGTTGGAGCGAACGATGTGGAGAAGGTTGCGGTTGTAGTACCGGCCGTTCCATCTGTACCCCTAGCAAGCACTACTTCAAATATATGGAACGCTGCGGTCAAACCTACCTCTACTAGAGCAAATGCCAAATCAGGTCTTTTCGGCTCTACCATcaaatcttctcaactcAAGCATGCTTCGGGTTATGCTACCACTCCAAAGTCAGGGCAGTCAGCTTTGTTCGGTGTGACACTGAACCAAACAAACAATCAGAAATCGGCATCTGCTGCTTTGACCCTCCGTGAGAGGGAATTGTCCCCCGGTTTCGTTAAAGTGATGGAGTCTATGCGCATGGACTTGTATCCCAGGGGTATAACATCGGGAATCAGTGAAGGCACTGTGGAAAAGGGACTGAATCCTGAAACCGTTCCATTTATCCCTTCCAACCAAAGAAAAACGACTGCGACACCATCCTTGGAagcaagagggaagaaatCTTTTGGTTTGACAACGGAGTCGTCACACCTACTGCCATCCGATCAGAAGGCCAGCTCCCCCGCTGCTTTTGCATCAGATATGTCTTCTCAAAAGTCATCAAAATCTGGAACAATCGATGAGGGCGTTGTGCAGGTGAAAAAATcgaaaaaacaaaagaaaagggagcGAGCTTCTACCGCCGATGGAGCCGGTGATGACAGCGATAGTAAAAAGGCCAAGTTGAACGCTGATGGCGATGAAGGGTTCGGTGCTGCCACGCCGCCAGATCAGGCTGTGGTAACAACAGCTGTTGAGCCTTCGAACACAGTAAATGTTGGAGAGAAGGGCGACGTCAAGAGAAGTACGACTtttaagaagaagacgaaggtGAAGCCCGAAGATATACCGGCATTTGATTACGCCAGTCAACCTAATTTGTTGGATCAACCACAGTCTTCTTCGATGGCCCAGATTGAtacaaagaagaagaaaaagaaggtcaaAGAAGCAAGGCCTTCAG GAGCTGGGATTGTTGAGGTACCAACATTTGGGGCAAGACCTGCGAGGGACTTGAGTCAACCTAAGCAAGGTAATAAGTCTGGGACATTTGGTAAATAG
- a CDS encoding phosphate:H+ symporter: MSSQFEVEKTQANVSMSAGERRRAALAEIDEARFSWFHAKACVVAGVGFFTDAYDIFSISIAATMIGYVYHNGGSNTSNQDLGIKVAHSIGTFFGQLTFGYLADHIGRKRMYGVELMIIIVGTLGQAVAGHAPGVNIYGVLIMWRFIMGIGIGGDYPVSSVITSEFAARKIRGRMMAAVFSAQGWGNFACAIVAVIVVAAYKSSIKSQPLDDLKAVDQAWRLIIGIGCVPAVIALYFRLTIPETPRYTMDVERNIKQASQDVDAYIATGEYVADSVQINDRAELPKASWSDFARHFGQWKNGKVLLGTAWSWFALDIAFYGLGLNSSTILSTIGFGSSTNLPTKQENIYQTLYNVAVGNIILSVGGLLPGYYFTMAFVDSWGRKPIQLMGFILLTIIFVCMGFGYDKMLSTDSGKKAFVFLYCMANFFQNFGPNSTTFIIPGEVFPTRYRSTAHGISAASGKLGAIVAQVGFSRLINIGGKNKFLKHILEIFALFMLTGIFSTLLLPETKNQSLEDLSQEDQENFVRDSGVAIAAPREQKTGTLSDDERV, translated from the exons atgtCGAGCCAGTTCGAGGTTGAAAAGACGCAAGCCAATGTCTCGATGTCTGCCGGCGAAAGACGACGTGCTGCTCTTGCTGAAATTGATGAAGCCAGGTTCTCCTGGTTCCACGCCAAGGCATGTGTAGTTGCTG GTGTCGGATTTTTCACCGATGCTTATgacatcttttccatttccattgCGGCCACCATGATTGGCTACGTTTACCACAATGGTGGCTCCAACACCTCTAATCAGGATTTGGGTATCAAAGTTGCCCACTCTATTGGTACTTTCTTCGGTCAGCTTACCTTTGGTTATCTTGCCGATCATATTggcagaaaaaggatgtatGGTGTTGAATTG ATGATCATCATTGTTGGTACTCTCGGTCAGGCGGTCGCGGGCCATGCTCCAGGCGTCAATATTTACGGTGTCTTGATTATGTGGCGATTTATTATGG GTATTGGGATTGGCGGTGATTATCCGGTTTCTTCTGTCATCACTTCCGAGTTTGCCGCCCGGAAAAttcgaggaagaatgatggCTGCTGTCTTCTCAGCTCAAGGTTGGGGAAACT TCGCTTGCGCTATCGTTGCAGTgattgttgttgctgcctATAAGAGCTCTATCAAGTCCCAACCGCTTGATGACTTAAAAGCTGTCGACCAAGCTTGGCGTCTGATCATAGGTATCGGCTGTGTTCCCGCTGTAATCGCCCTTTATTTCCGATTGACTATTCCCGAAACTCCTCGTTACACAATGGATGTTGAACGAAACATCAAACAGGCTTCTCAAGACGTCGATGCGTACATCGCCACAGGTGAATACGTTGCGGACTCAGTACAAATCAATGATCGTGCCGAGCTCCCTAAGGCTTCATGGTCTGATTTCGCTCGTCATTTCGGGCAGTGGAAGAACGGCAAGGTTTTACTTGGTACTGCTTGGTCATGGTTTGCCTTGGACATTGCGTTCTATGGACTAG GACTGAACTCATCTACTATTTTGTCAACTATCGGCTTTGGTTCTTCTACCAACCTTCCAACGAAACAAGAAAACATCTACCAAACATTATACAATGTTGCTGTCGGTAATATCATTTTGTCTGTTGGGGGACTACTT CCTGGATACTACTTCACCATGGCATTTGTAGACTCATGGGGTCGAAAACCTATCCAGTTGATGGGATTCATACTTCTCACAATCATCTTTGTCTGTATGGGCTTCGGTTACGATAAAATGCTTTCTACCGACTCCGGAAAGAAAGcctttgtcttcctctactGCATGGCAAACTTTTTCCAA AATTTCGGTCCCAACTCCACTACTTTTATTATTCCCGGAGAAGTGTTCCCTACTCGTTACCGATCAACTGCCCATGGTATCTCCGCCGCCTCAGGCAAGCTGGGCGCCATCGTTGCGCAGGTTGGATTTTCCAGGCTTATCAACATTGGTGGCAAGAACAAATTCCTCAAGCACATCTTGGAGATCTTCGCTTTGTTCATGCTTACCGGTATTTTCAGCACATTACTTCTTCCCGAGACTAAG AACCAAAGCCTTGAGGACTTGTCACaggaagatcaagaaaATTTTGTTAGGGACTCCGGTGTGGCTATTGCTGCCCCCAGGGAGCAAAAGACTGGCACTTTGTCAGACGATGAGAGGGTTTGA
- a CDS encoding nicotinate-nucleotide diphosphorylase (carboxylating), with protein MSETDLKPGQNLAHLLPPSWSAEVQRWFAEDTPSFDWAGFVVGEEEQEAILWGKSGGVLAGVPFFDEVFKHVDCTVEWLMPEGSVVPSDAKTKVAIVRGKARQLLLGERVALNTLARCSGIATVSRRFRDLARAEGWKGVVAGTRKTTPGFRLVEKYGMMVGGVDPHRHDLSSMVMLKDNHIWATGSITSAIQAVRRVAGFSLLVNVECQDFTEADEAVTAGANIVMLDNMVGEDLHSAARRLKEKWQGKREFLIETSGGIVEGSLTGRVGPDIDILSTSAVHQSCPHVDFSLKLQPRKRS; from the exons ATGTCCGAAACAGATCTCAAACCTGGTCAGAATTTggcccatcttcttccgccttcTTGGAGTGCTGAAGTGCAAAGATGGTTTGCCGAAGACACTCCATCATTCGATTGGGCCGGCTTCGttgttggtgaagaggagcaagaagcaatACTCTGGGGCAAAAGCGGT GGTGTGCTCGCCGGTGTACCTTTTTTCGATGAAGTATTCAAGCATGTTGACTGCAC TGTGGAATGGCTCATGCCTGAGGGATCCGTTGTGCCGTCTGACGCCAAGACTAAGGTCGCCATTGTTCGAGGCAAAGCTCGGCAGCTTTTGTTGGGTGAGCGTGTTGCGCTAAACACATTGGCTAGGTGCAGTGGGATTGCAACCGT ATCAAGGAGGTTCCGAGATTTGGCTAGGGCGGAGGGTTGGAAGGGCGTCGTTGCCGGCACTAGGAAGACTACCCCCGGCTTCAGGCTGGTCGAGAAGTATGGAATGATGGTCGGTGGCGTAGACCCTCATCGACATGATTTGTCATCAATGGTCATGCTTAAAGACAATCATATCTGGGCAACTG GTTCAATCACTTCTGCTATCCAAGCTGTTCGCCGAGTTGCTggcttttcccttcttgtTAACGTCGAATGCCAGGATTTCACGGAAGCAGACGAGGCCGTTACGGCGGGAGCTAATATCGTAATGTTGGACAACAtggttggagaagatttACACTCTGCGGCGAGACGACTCAAAGAAAAATGGCAGGGTAAGCGGGAGTTTTTGATCGAAACCAGTGGCGGCATCGTAGAAGGCAGTCTGACTGGTCGGGTGGGACCTG ACATCGATATCCTATCAACATCAGCGGTACACCAGAGCTGCCCTCATGTGGACTTTTCGCTCAAGCTTCAGCCTAGAAAGAGGTCTTAA
- a CDS encoding kynureninase, with translation MSSGPPTKKELVKWDQEDAFNWTRGEFEIPNSKACGGEADGKAIYFCGNSLGLLSKKARQHIMEELDVWSTSSVTGHFKHPYQRPWKHVDEPLTPHLAKLVGAREEEIAHTSTLTSNMHNLFTSFYRPTEKRWKIVIEKGSFPSDWYAVHSHPRLHDQVLSPEQIDNAIIALVPRKGEDILRTEDILKVVDDNKDSIAIVWLPLVQYYTGQLFDISSISPKVHEIGALLGLDMAHGIGNVECKLNEWNVDFAVWCTYKYLNAGPSAIGGFYIRSGLDDGGRRLAGWWGNDASTRFHMSSNFQPTPGAKGYQHSCTPVLSSIPLLATLQLIEAAGFSNMVEKGRRLTGSLEALLKASRYYVHPADPKGKVGFKIITPAAPYRGTQLSLVIMPEEEHVMPKVFDRMLRMGLVGDERRPSVIRLSPVVLYNTFEEVGRAVEIIEEALREEEEERKR, from the exons ATGTCCAGTGGCCCACCAACCAAAAAGGAGCTGGTCAAGTGGGACCAGGAAGATGCTTTCAATTGGACTAGAGGAGAATTTGAGATCCCAAACAGCAAAGCTTGTGGAGGTGAAGCAG ATGGAAAGGCAATTTACTTCTGCGGCAATTCTCTGGGTCTGCTCAGTAAGAAAGCCAGACAGCATATAATGGAAGAACTCGATGTCTGGTCCACTAG CTCTGTCACTGGCCATTTCAAGCATCCTTACCAACGACCATGGAAACATGTAGATGAACCCCTTACTCCTCACCTTGCGAAACTGGTCGGAgctcgagaagaggaaattgCGCACACATCAACACTTACGAGCAATATGCACAATCTTTTTACCAGCTTCTATCGTCCCACagaaaaaagatggaaaatagtgattgaaaaaggaagttTCCCCAGCGATTGG TATGCGGTTCATTCCCATCCGAGACTGCATGACCAAGTCCTCAGCCCTGAGCAGATTGACAATGCTATTATAGCATTGGTGCCACGTAAAGGCGAAGACATTCTCCGGACTGAAGACATCCTTAAAGTGGTAGATGATAATAAGGACTCA ATTGCCATAGTCTGGTTGCCTCTAGTCCAATACTATACGGGACAGCTGTTCGacatttcttccatctcaccGAAAGTTCATGAAATCGGCGCTCTCTTAGGGCTTGATATGGCGCATGGCATTGGCAACGTCGAATGCAAACTAAACGAGTGGAATGTCGACTTTGCCGTTTGGTGCACATACAA GTACTTAAACGCAGGTCCTTCAGCTATTGGAGGATTTTACATTCGCTCAGGACTGGACGACGGTGGCCGTCG CCTTGCTGGCTGGTGGGGCAACGATGCCAGCACACGTTTTCACATGTCCTCTAACTTCCAACCCACACCAGGTGCTAAAGGATATCAGCATTCTTGCACCCCGGTACTCTCGTCTATCCCTCTCTTAGCAACTCTTCAGCTCATTGAAGCTGCGGGGTTCTCTAATATGGTCGAAAAAGGCCGCCGGCTCACTGGTTCACTTGAGGCCCTTCTCAAAGCTTCACGATACTATGTTCATCCTGCGGACCCCAAAGGGAAGGTCGGTTTTAAAATCATCACACCAGCTGCCCCTTATCGCGGAACTCAGCTGTCCTTAGTGATAATGCccgaggaagaacatgTGATGCCAAAGGTTTTCGACAGAATGTTGAGAATGGGACTAGTGGGTGACGAAAGGCGACCAAGTGTCATTAGGCTTAGTCCTGTCGTGCTGTATAACACATTTGAGGAGGTTGGGAGAGCAGTAGAGATtattgaagaagctttaagagaagaggaggaagaaaggaagagatga